Proteins found in one Arthrobacter pascens genomic segment:
- a CDS encoding gamma-aminobutyraldehyde dehydrogenase, with amino-acid sequence MVQTLQNFINGEFVTPAGTGMLDIVNPVTGEVVAHSPISGQADVDAAMTAAKDAFRTWKHVTPGQRQLMLLKLADAIEANSDELVEAQHRNTGQVRSLIASEEVAAGADQLRFFAGAARILEGKSAGEYFEGHTSYVRREPIGVVAQVAPWNYPFLMAIWKIGPALAAGNTVVLKPSDTTPESTLVLARLAGEVLPAGVLNVLLGTGETGALMVEHKVPGLVSITGSVRAGIAVASGAARGLKRAHLELGGKAPAIVFKDADIKKSAAAIAEFAFFNAGQDCTAITRVLVEDSVHDDVVAAMVEHTKTLHTGSQNDEDNYFGPLNNANHFNAVSAVVEHLPENCRVVTGGHRAGEKGFFFEPTIVTGAKQTDDIVQKETFGPVITVQKFSTEDEAVELANDVEYALASSVWTSDHGTAMRLSRDLDFGAVWINTHILLTAEMPHGGFKQSGYGKDLSMYGVEDYTRIKHVMSALDA; translated from the coding sequence GTGGTTCAAACCTTGCAGAACTTCATCAACGGTGAGTTCGTCACGCCCGCCGGCACAGGCATGCTGGACATCGTTAATCCTGTTACCGGAGAGGTGGTGGCCCACTCGCCGATCTCTGGCCAGGCCGATGTTGATGCCGCCATGACCGCCGCCAAGGACGCCTTCAGAACCTGGAAGCACGTCACTCCCGGCCAGCGCCAGCTGATGCTGCTCAAGCTCGCCGACGCCATCGAGGCCAACAGCGATGAACTCGTGGAAGCGCAGCACCGCAACACCGGACAGGTGCGTTCACTCATCGCGTCCGAGGAAGTGGCGGCAGGCGCCGACCAGCTCCGATTCTTCGCCGGTGCCGCGCGCATCCTGGAAGGCAAGTCCGCCGGGGAATACTTCGAAGGCCACACCTCCTACGTCCGGCGCGAACCCATCGGCGTGGTGGCCCAGGTTGCCCCGTGGAACTACCCCTTCCTGATGGCCATCTGGAAGATCGGTCCCGCGCTCGCCGCCGGCAACACCGTGGTCCTCAAGCCCTCCGACACCACGCCTGAATCCACCTTGGTGCTGGCCCGCCTGGCGGGGGAGGTCCTGCCGGCCGGGGTGCTGAACGTCCTGCTGGGCACCGGCGAAACCGGCGCCCTGATGGTGGAACACAAGGTCCCCGGCCTGGTCTCCATCACCGGGTCCGTCCGGGCCGGGATCGCCGTTGCCTCGGGTGCGGCCAGGGGCCTCAAGCGCGCCCACCTGGAGCTGGGCGGCAAGGCTCCGGCCATCGTGTTCAAGGACGCCGACATCAAGAAGAGCGCCGCGGCCATCGCCGAGTTCGCCTTCTTCAACGCCGGCCAGGACTGCACGGCCATCACGCGCGTGCTGGTGGAGGACTCGGTCCACGACGACGTTGTGGCAGCCATGGTCGAGCACACCAAGACACTCCACACCGGTTCGCAGAACGATGAGGACAACTACTTCGGCCCGCTCAACAACGCGAACCACTTCAACGCTGTCAGCGCCGTGGTGGAACACCTCCCCGAGAACTGCAGGGTGGTCACCGGTGGCCACCGGGCCGGGGAGAAGGGCTTCTTCTTCGAACCCACTATCGTCACCGGCGCCAAGCAGACCGACGACATTGTCCAGAAGGAGACCTTCGGACCGGTCATCACTGTCCAGAAGTTCAGCACGGAGGACGAGGCAGTGGAGCTGGCGAACGACGTCGAATACGCCCTCGCCTCCAGCGTCTGGACGAGCGACCACGGCACGGCCATGAGGCTCAGCCGTGACCTCGATTTCGGTGCTGTCTGGATCAACACCCACATCCTCCTTACCGCCGAAATGCCCCACGGCGGCTTCAAACAGTCCGGCTACGGCAAGGACCTCTCCATGTACGGCGTCGAGGACTACACGCGCATCAAGCACGTCATGTCCGCGCTCGACGCCTGA
- the gabT gene encoding 4-aminobutyrate--2-oxoglutarate transaminase, with protein MTTTASEITYRLEQKRRVNADFPGPKSVALGDRRKAVVAAGVASAVPVYVADADGGIIHDVDGNSFIDLGSGIAVTSVGASDPAVVGAVKEAVEHFTHTCFMVTPYESYVALAEQLNRLTPGGHEKRTVLFNSGAEAVENAVKVARLATGRDAVVAFDHAYHGRTNLTMALTAKAMPYKTNFGPFAPEVYRMPMSYPYREENPDITGAEAAKRAISMIEKQIGGDQVAAIIIEPIQGEGGFIVPAAGFLPALADWAKEKGIVFIADEVQSGFCRTGEWFAVNHEGVVPDIITMAKGIAGGMPLSAITGRADLLDAVHPGGLGGTYGGNPVACAAALAAIGSMQEYDLAGRARHIESLATARLRGLQDDLAGSGAAVIGDIRGRGAMLAIELVQAGSKEPNPELTKAVAAACLKEGVIILTCGTYGNVIRLLPPLVITDELLNDGLDVLAAAIKALA; from the coding sequence ATGACCACCACCGCAAGCGAAATCACTTACCGCCTGGAGCAGAAGCGCCGCGTCAACGCAGACTTCCCTGGCCCCAAGTCCGTGGCACTGGGGGACCGCCGCAAGGCAGTCGTTGCAGCCGGCGTCGCCTCCGCTGTGCCCGTCTACGTTGCGGACGCCGACGGCGGCATCATCCACGATGTCGACGGCAACTCCTTCATCGACCTCGGCTCAGGCATCGCGGTGACCAGCGTCGGCGCGTCCGATCCCGCCGTCGTCGGGGCCGTGAAGGAAGCCGTCGAGCACTTCACCCACACCTGTTTTATGGTCACCCCGTACGAAAGCTATGTGGCGCTCGCCGAGCAGCTGAACCGGCTGACTCCGGGCGGGCACGAGAAGCGCACCGTGTTGTTCAACTCCGGCGCCGAGGCAGTGGAGAACGCAGTCAAGGTGGCCCGCCTCGCAACCGGCCGCGACGCCGTCGTCGCCTTTGACCACGCCTACCACGGCCGCACCAACCTGACCATGGCGCTCACCGCCAAGGCCATGCCGTACAAAACCAACTTCGGCCCCTTCGCGCCCGAGGTCTACCGCATGCCCATGAGCTACCCGTACCGCGAGGAAAACCCGGACATCACCGGCGCCGAGGCCGCCAAGCGCGCCATCAGCATGATCGAAAAGCAGATCGGCGGCGACCAGGTTGCCGCGATCATCATCGAGCCCATCCAGGGCGAGGGCGGCTTCATCGTCCCGGCCGCGGGCTTCCTGCCGGCGCTGGCCGACTGGGCCAAGGAAAAGGGCATCGTCTTCATCGCGGACGAGGTCCAGTCCGGCTTCTGCCGCACCGGCGAATGGTTTGCCGTGAACCACGAAGGCGTTGTGCCGGACATCATCACCATGGCCAAGGGGATCGCGGGTGGCATGCCCCTGTCTGCCATCACGGGCCGAGCGGACCTGCTCGACGCCGTCCACCCCGGCGGCCTGGGCGGCACCTACGGCGGCAACCCGGTAGCCTGCGCGGCGGCCCTTGCGGCCATCGGTTCCATGCAGGAATACGACCTTGCAGGACGTGCCCGCCACATCGAGTCCCTTGCCACAGCACGGCTGCGCGGACTGCAGGATGACCTTGCCGGTTCCGGCGCGGCCGTCATCGGCGACATCCGCGGCCGCGGCGCCATGCTGGCCATTGAGTTGGTCCAGGCCGGTTCGAAGGAACCCAACCCGGAGCTCACCAAGGCCGTGGCGGCTGCCTGCCTCAAAGAGGGCGTCATCATCCTCACCTGCGGCACCTACGGCAATGTCATCCGCCTCCTGCCGCCGCTGGTGATCACCGACGAGCTGCTGAACGACGGCCTGGACGTCCTCGCCGCTGCCATCAAGGCCCTCGCCTAG
- a CDS encoding DUF3492 domain-containing protein, with amino-acid sequence MRILLTTEGTYPYFRGGVSTWAHELVTGMPEQSS; translated from the coding sequence ATGAGGATCTTGCTGACGACTGAAGGTACCTATCCGTACTTCCGCGGAGGCGTTTCCACTTGGGCGCACGAGCTGGTCACCGGCATGCCCGAGCAGAGTTCCTGA
- the pelF gene encoding GT4 family glycosyltransferase PelF, producing MGARAGHRHARAEFLIGAVVGNPHVAAVFAVPANTQVLTIPLWGTESIEEYVAPARRARWQRGRLAQSREQAFVSQLLPAYGEVVANLLGPRDPLALGAALADIADYCEEHDLRAGLRDPRCWRLISSRFAEHPLFGELSMADAIDLARSLYRYLTPLAVPLPDVDVTHSSGAALCALPAIAAKVRIGVPLLLTEHGVYVRERVLQLVRDDAPPLRKALLGNFYRAVARCAYTYADVVLPVCEYNASWEQELGADIGRVRVVYNGVDPKRFPPLSVQLPRPTIAYVGRIEPLKDVLGLIAALSMVRREIPDVLLRVHGPDDDPGYAERCRAAVATMGLEDNVVFEGPTKDPARAYQEADVVVLCSVSEGFPYTVVEAMCSGRPVVATAVGGVPEALNRPELLVEPQNPQALADALVALFRRTPAERAAIGEEFRERAVRLFSQERFLEEYRALYLGVVSDYVA from the coding sequence TTGGGCGCACGAGCTGGTCACCGGCATGCCCGAGCAGAGTTCCTGATCGGCGCGGTGGTCGGCAACCCGCACGTCGCGGCTGTCTTCGCCGTGCCGGCAAACACGCAGGTGCTCACCATCCCTCTCTGGGGGACGGAGAGCATCGAAGAGTACGTCGCGCCCGCGAGGCGCGCGAGGTGGCAGCGTGGGCGGCTGGCGCAGTCACGCGAGCAGGCGTTCGTCTCCCAGCTGCTGCCGGCTTACGGGGAGGTGGTCGCGAACCTGCTCGGACCCCGTGACCCGCTGGCCCTGGGGGCTGCGCTCGCGGACATCGCGGACTACTGCGAGGAGCACGACCTGCGGGCCGGGCTGAGGGATCCGCGCTGCTGGCGACTCATCAGCAGCCGGTTCGCCGAGCACCCTCTCTTCGGCGAACTATCAATGGCCGACGCCATCGACCTCGCCCGGTCCCTGTACCGGTACCTCACGCCGCTCGCCGTGCCCCTGCCCGACGTCGACGTGACCCACTCATCGGGTGCCGCGCTGTGCGCCCTGCCCGCGATCGCCGCCAAGGTGCGGATCGGCGTCCCCCTGCTGTTGACCGAGCACGGGGTGTACGTACGGGAACGGGTATTGCAGCTTGTCCGGGACGACGCGCCGCCGCTCCGCAAGGCACTGCTGGGCAACTTCTACCGGGCAGTGGCTCGCTGCGCCTACACGTACGCCGACGTAGTCCTCCCCGTCTGCGAGTACAACGCCAGCTGGGAACAGGAGCTCGGAGCCGACATCGGACGAGTGCGCGTGGTCTATAACGGCGTCGACCCGAAGCGGTTCCCTCCGCTATCGGTGCAGCTGCCACGACCGACCATCGCCTATGTAGGCCGCATCGAACCGCTGAAGGACGTCCTCGGCCTCATCGCCGCCCTCAGCATGGTCCGCCGCGAGATTCCCGACGTACTCCTGCGCGTCCACGGTCCGGACGACGACCCTGGCTACGCCGAGCGTTGCAGGGCGGCCGTGGCGACCATGGGGCTTGAGGACAACGTCGTGTTCGAGGGGCCGACGAAGGACCCGGCCCGGGCCTACCAGGAGGCGGACGTCGTTGTGCTTTGCTCGGTGTCCGAGGGCTTTCCCTACACCGTGGTGGAGGCGATGTGCAGCGGTCGTCCGGTCGTCGCGACCGCTGTCGGCGGCGTCCCCGAGGCATTGAATCGCCCCGAATTGCTCGTTGAGCCGCAGAACCCGCAGGCGTTGGCCGACGCACTCGTCGCCCTCTTCCGGCGCACCCCCGCAGAACGCGCGGCGATCGGAGAGGAGTTTCGGGAGCGCGCCGTCAGGCTGTTCTCCCAGGAGCGGTTCCTCGAAGAGTACCGTGCCCTCTACCTGGGAGTTGTCAGTGACTACGTTGCCTGA
- a CDS encoding spherulation-specific family 4 protein, with product MPAGAGELRIVVPGYVDPSNSVYWESVIQSGPQVRDVIVNPASGPGAAVSEPYFRLIGALRDAGVRVLGYVSSGHGDRDPAMVTEEIGRWRAWCGVENVFLDEAAAVADQVPTYAGYAATVHEAGGIVVLNPGVIPERSYFEFADAIITFEDPVDSYLKPREHPGWLSTQTHAEVWHIVIGAPQNRLDDVVDRARQLGADEIYITDDVEPNPYDSLPPYWSAKLDAVGQ from the coding sequence TTGCCAGCCGGAGCTGGCGAACTGCGCATCGTTGTCCCCGGCTACGTCGACCCGAGCAACTCCGTGTACTGGGAGTCAGTGATCCAGTCCGGCCCGCAGGTCCGCGACGTCATCGTCAACCCCGCCAGCGGGCCCGGGGCGGCGGTGTCCGAACCGTACTTCCGGCTGATCGGGGCACTGCGTGATGCTGGCGTCCGGGTTCTGGGCTATGTCTCGAGTGGGCATGGCGACCGTGACCCGGCGATGGTCACCGAGGAGATCGGCCGCTGGCGGGCGTGGTGCGGCGTCGAAAACGTCTTTTTGGATGAGGCGGCGGCGGTTGCCGATCAGGTCCCTACCTATGCCGGCTACGCCGCCACCGTCCACGAGGCCGGGGGGATCGTCGTGCTCAACCCGGGGGTGATCCCCGAGCGAAGCTACTTCGAGTTCGCCGATGCCATCATCACGTTCGAGGATCCGGTTGACTCTTACCTCAAGCCCCGGGAGCACCCAGGGTGGCTTAGCACGCAGACGCACGCCGAGGTGTGGCACATCGTTATTGGTGCTCCGCAGAACCGGCTCGATGACGTGGTGGATCGCGCCCGCCAGCTCGGCGCAGACGAGATTTACATAACCGACGACGTGGAACCGAATCCATACGACAGCCTCCCACCGTACTGGTCCGCCAAGCTGGACGCCGTCGGACAGTAG
- the rarD gene encoding EamA family transporter RarD has protein sequence MGYVPIPDGTFSSPSVSSPSGSALGGTASPVPAAGGPKPAGLKAVDKETTAGVLFGIGAYGLWGLLPLYFFVLMPAGAVEIVANRVVWSLIFCALLITVTRSWPALAGAFRDRSVFGTLAIAAALIAVNWLTYTYGVTTGQAVEASLGYFINPLVSVLLGVFVLKEKLRPLQWAAVGIGFVAVAVLTVSYGKLPWIALTLAVSFGLYGFVKKRVGPKVDAVTSLSVETMVLAPLAAATMVFLGVSGAATLASQGPGHFWLLVASGVITAVPLLFFGASARRLPMTTIGLLQYFAPVLQFVVALLVFKEAMTTDRWIGFGVVWLALLVLTVDMLRTARKKSVARKLVRTS, from the coding sequence ATTGGATACGTGCCTATCCCCGACGGAACTTTCTCCTCCCCTTCGGTCTCCTCCCCTTCAGGCAGCGCCCTTGGGGGAACGGCTTCGCCAGTTCCAGCCGCGGGCGGGCCCAAGCCAGCAGGGCTTAAGGCTGTGGACAAGGAGACGACGGCGGGAGTCCTGTTCGGCATAGGGGCGTACGGCCTGTGGGGGCTGCTCCCCCTGTACTTCTTTGTCCTGATGCCCGCCGGGGCGGTGGAGATCGTAGCCAACCGCGTGGTCTGGTCCCTGATCTTCTGCGCGCTCCTGATCACGGTGACCCGGTCCTGGCCCGCCCTGGCTGGAGCCTTCCGGGACCGCTCCGTCTTCGGCACGCTGGCCATCGCTGCCGCCCTCATCGCCGTGAACTGGCTGACCTACACCTACGGCGTGACCACTGGCCAGGCTGTCGAGGCGTCACTGGGCTACTTCATCAACCCCCTGGTGTCAGTCCTGCTGGGCGTGTTCGTCCTGAAGGAAAAGTTGCGCCCGCTGCAGTGGGCCGCCGTCGGAATCGGTTTTGTGGCGGTGGCAGTGCTCACGGTGTCCTACGGCAAGCTGCCATGGATCGCCCTGACGCTCGCCGTGAGCTTTGGCCTGTACGGCTTCGTGAAGAAGCGGGTGGGTCCCAAGGTCGACGCCGTCACGAGCCTGAGCGTCGAAACCATGGTCCTGGCTCCGCTGGCGGCCGCCACCATGGTGTTCCTGGGTGTCAGCGGCGCCGCCACCCTGGCCAGCCAGGGGCCCGGGCACTTCTGGCTCCTGGTTGCTTCCGGCGTCATCACCGCGGTGCCACTGCTCTTCTTTGGCGCGTCGGCCCGCCGGCTGCCCATGACCACCATCGGACTGTTGCAGTACTTCGCCCCGGTGCTGCAGTTCGTCGTCGCGCTGCTGGTGTTCAAGGAGGCCATGACCACCGACCGTTGGATCGGGTTCGGCGTCGTGTGGCTCGCGCTGCTGGTGCTGACCGTGGACATGCTCCGCACCGCCCGAAAGAAGTCCGTGGCGAGGAAGCTGGTACGCACCTCATAA
- a CDS encoding DNA topoisomerase IB, with product MRLRRSNATGRGYRRVAAGKGFSYRDLDGSTLPPGPIRERLEGLGIPPAWTDVWIAPFDNGHIQATGLDAVGRRQYIYHPEWRERKDRLKFDRALQLAESLPTARRLVTIDLRSEGPTRERVLAAAFRMLDSGSLRVGSERYTNENGSHGLATLLCAHVQVRKDCLQLSFPAKSGKNWESEIVDADLAALMRVLKRRGGNARLLAFKDGRSWRPLTSADINGYVKERTGSDFTAKDFRTLRGTVAAAVSLARSGPQKTVAPRKRAISVAMLDAAAVLGNTPSIARKSYVDPRLLDHFADGETIDPRRADAAETELRALLFREGDVVPLLKSG from the coding sequence GTGAGGCTCCGGCGCAGCAACGCCACAGGCCGTGGCTACCGCCGGGTGGCCGCGGGCAAGGGCTTCAGCTACCGCGACCTGGACGGCTCCACCTTGCCGCCGGGGCCCATCCGGGAGCGGCTTGAAGGCCTGGGGATTCCGCCGGCCTGGACGGATGTCTGGATAGCCCCGTTTGATAACGGGCATATCCAAGCCACCGGACTGGATGCCGTGGGCCGGCGGCAGTACATCTACCACCCCGAATGGCGCGAGCGGAAAGACCGCCTGAAGTTTGACCGCGCCCTCCAACTGGCCGAGTCGCTGCCCACGGCACGGCGGCTGGTCACCATAGACCTGCGCAGCGAGGGCCCCACCCGGGAGCGTGTCCTGGCGGCGGCGTTCAGGATGCTGGACAGCGGATCCCTGCGGGTGGGATCGGAGCGCTACACGAATGAGAACGGCAGCCACGGCCTGGCCACCTTGCTGTGCGCCCACGTCCAGGTCAGGAAGGACTGCCTGCAGTTGAGCTTTCCGGCCAAGAGCGGCAAGAACTGGGAATCGGAAATCGTCGACGCCGACCTCGCCGCCCTGATGAGGGTCCTGAAACGCCGGGGCGGCAACGCCAGGCTGCTGGCGTTCAAGGATGGCCGTAGCTGGCGGCCGCTCACCAGCGCGGACATCAATGGCTACGTCAAGGAGCGCACTGGCTCGGACTTCACGGCCAAGGACTTCCGCACGCTGCGCGGAACTGTGGCGGCGGCAGTCAGCCTGGCTCGCAGCGGCCCGCAGAAGACCGTGGCTCCGCGGAAGCGGGCCATCAGCGTGGCCATGCTGGACGCAGCCGCCGTACTGGGCAACACGCCGTCGATCGCCCGCAAGAGTTACGTGGATCCCCGGCTGCTGGATCACTTCGCCGACGGCGAGACCATCGACCCCAGACGGGCGGACGCCGCCGAAACGGAGCTGCGGGCACTGCTGTTCCGCGAAGGCGATGTTGTTCCACTGCTGAAAAGCGGCTGA
- a CDS encoding FAD-dependent oxidoreductase, with product MSNPGETTSKRPLRVAIVGAGPAGVYAADILTKSTEVKDGDVEVSIDLFEAYPAPYGLIRYGVAPDHPRIKGIVNALHKVLDRGDIRFLGNVTYGRDLTLHDFRAFYDAVIFSTGAIKDADLNIPGIDLQGSFGGADFVSWYDGHPDVPRDWPLDAKEIAVIGNGNVALDVARMLVKHADDLLTTEIPDNVYQGLKNSPVTDVHVFGRRGPAQVKFTPLELRELSHARDVDIVLYPEDFEFDEASDDAIRSNNQIKTMVNTLTNWLVEEHTESDQPSSRRLHLHFLHSPVEIHDDGGSGKVAGIKFERMKLDGTGNVKGTGEFVDYPVQAVYRAIGYHGSPLDELEYDAKRGVVPNEGGRVLDAEGNPVPGIYATGWIKRGPVGLIGHTKGDALETIGMLLEDRPALPPAQNPDPQAIIHLLEERGIEYTTWEGWIKLDAHEAALGAEWTGQDAADTPVRERIKVVPREEMINISRD from the coding sequence GTGTCCAACCCAGGCGAAACCACCTCCAAGCGTCCACTCCGCGTTGCGATTGTGGGCGCGGGACCGGCGGGTGTCTATGCTGCGGATATCCTCACCAAGTCCACTGAGGTCAAGGACGGCGACGTGGAGGTCAGCATTGACCTTTTCGAGGCCTACCCGGCGCCCTATGGCCTCATCCGCTACGGCGTGGCGCCGGACCACCCGCGGATCAAGGGGATCGTGAACGCCCTGCACAAGGTCCTGGACCGCGGCGACATCCGCTTCCTGGGCAACGTCACCTACGGCAGGGACCTCACCCTCCACGACTTCCGCGCCTTCTACGACGCCGTGATCTTCTCCACCGGCGCCATCAAGGATGCGGACCTGAACATCCCCGGCATTGACCTGCAGGGATCCTTCGGCGGCGCGGACTTTGTCTCGTGGTATGACGGCCACCCGGACGTCCCGCGTGACTGGCCGCTGGACGCCAAGGAGATCGCCGTGATCGGCAACGGCAACGTGGCCTTGGATGTGGCCCGGATGCTGGTCAAGCACGCGGACGACCTCCTCACCACCGAAATCCCGGACAACGTCTACCAAGGCCTGAAGAACTCCCCGGTCACCGACGTGCATGTCTTCGGCCGCCGCGGCCCGGCCCAGGTGAAGTTCACCCCGCTGGAGCTGCGCGAGCTGAGCCACGCCAGGGACGTGGACATTGTGTTGTACCCGGAGGACTTCGAATTCGATGAAGCTTCCGACGACGCCATCCGCAGCAACAACCAGATCAAGACCATGGTGAACACGCTGACCAACTGGCTGGTGGAGGAGCACACGGAGTCGGACCAGCCCTCATCCCGGCGGCTGCACCTGCATTTCCTGCACAGCCCGGTGGAGATCCACGACGACGGCGGGTCGGGCAAGGTGGCCGGCATCAAGTTTGAGCGCATGAAGCTGGACGGAACCGGCAACGTCAAGGGCACCGGCGAGTTTGTTGACTATCCGGTCCAGGCCGTCTATCGCGCCATCGGCTACCACGGCTCCCCGCTGGATGAGCTGGAGTATGACGCCAAGCGCGGGGTGGTTCCCAATGAGGGCGGACGCGTGCTGGATGCCGAGGGCAATCCCGTTCCGGGCATCTACGCCACGGGCTGGATCAAGCGCGGACCCGTGGGGCTGATCGGCCACACCAAGGGCGATGCCCTGGAGACCATCGGCATGCTGCTGGAGGACCGTCCCGCCCTGCCTCCTGCCCAGAACCCGGATCCGCAGGCCATCATCCATCTCCTGGAAGAGCGCGGCATCGAGTACACAACGTGGGAGGGCTGGATCAAGCTGGATGCCCACGAGGCAGCTCTAGGCGCCGAGTGGACCGGACAGGATGCGGCCGACACCCCGGTGCGCGAACGCATCAAGGTTGTGCCGCGCGAGGAAATGATCAACATTTCCCGCGACTGA
- a CDS encoding helix-turn-helix domain-containing protein — MRNVIHPAVSGDAARLIQRRALAGHERLDGGDSAGLVYPGAREIPGLRKLIRESWQRSARLHANPDNPEAPLAMDTDELEEYRRQHPLASIMPVIQKLLIQPSHDNGLLVAVGDEVGRLLWVEGDPALQRRAEGMMFVPGADWSEATVGTSAPGTALALGRGIQISGAEHYQRSVHPWSCTAVPFHDPDSGALLGVVDITGTATAVAPHTLSLVEATVAAAQAQLRVERLQLAASLASRPARRRNTGTASTAGSARAGTGKEGSLYRNSLQLLGRDQAMLSIEGKTMALSARHSEILALLSAHPDGLSAEELCVLLYPGDASTMTLRAEMVRLRKVLQQLNPAAVPESRPYKLSMDLVPDSGQVLSCLQRGAHRIALEIYRGAVLPKSEAPGIVDLRNRVSSLMREAVLTDGSAETLLKYAELPEARDDVGVRTAALKLLPPRSPKRAAVVTDLERLETELSA, encoded by the coding sequence ATGAGGAACGTGATTCACCCGGCAGTGTCCGGGGACGCCGCGCGGCTGATCCAGCGCCGTGCCCTCGCCGGGCATGAGCGCCTCGACGGCGGGGACAGCGCCGGCCTGGTCTACCCGGGTGCCCGGGAAATCCCCGGGCTGCGCAAGCTGATCCGGGAATCCTGGCAGCGTTCGGCGCGCCTGCATGCCAACCCGGACAATCCCGAGGCCCCGCTGGCCATGGACACTGACGAGCTGGAAGAGTATCGCCGGCAGCACCCACTGGCCAGCATCATGCCCGTAATCCAGAAACTCCTGATCCAGCCCAGCCACGACAACGGCCTGCTGGTGGCGGTGGGCGACGAGGTGGGCCGCCTGCTCTGGGTGGAAGGCGATCCCGCCCTCCAGCGCCGGGCGGAGGGCATGATGTTCGTCCCGGGTGCGGACTGGTCGGAGGCGACCGTGGGCACCAGCGCGCCGGGCACTGCCCTGGCCCTGGGCCGCGGCATTCAGATTTCCGGGGCGGAGCACTATCAGCGGTCCGTGCACCCGTGGAGCTGTACCGCGGTGCCCTTCCACGACCCCGATTCGGGTGCGCTGCTGGGCGTCGTGGACATCACGGGCACGGCCACCGCGGTGGCGCCCCACACGCTTTCCCTGGTGGAGGCCACTGTGGCCGCCGCCCAGGCACAGCTGCGCGTTGAACGGCTCCAGCTGGCGGCGTCCCTCGCCAGCCGGCCGGCACGACGTCGGAACACCGGCACCGCGTCGACGGCGGGGTCAGCGCGGGCAGGCACTGGGAAGGAAGGCAGCCTCTACCGCAACAGCCTGCAGCTCCTGGGCCGCGACCAAGCCATGCTCAGCATCGAGGGTAAAACCATGGCACTGTCTGCGCGGCACAGCGAGATCCTGGCGCTGCTGAGCGCCCACCCGGACGGGCTGAGCGCGGAGGAGCTCTGTGTCCTGCTCTACCCGGGAGACGCCTCCACCATGACCCTCCGTGCGGAAATGGTCCGGCTGCGCAAGGTCCTCCAGCAGCTCAACCCCGCCGCCGTACCCGAGTCCCGGCCGTACAAACTCAGCATGGACCTGGTGCCGGACAGCGGACAGGTGCTCAGCTGCCTGCAGCGAGGAGCCCACCGCATCGCCCTGGAGATCTACCGCGGAGCAGTGCTGCCGAAATCCGAGGCGCCCGGCATCGTCGACCTCCGAAACAGGGTCTCGTCGCTGATGCGCGAAGCGGTACTGACCGACGGCAGCGCCGAGACGCTGCTCAAGTATGCGGAGCTGCCTGAGGCAAGGGACGACGTCGGCGTGCGGACCGCCGCCCTCAAGCTGCTGCCGCCGCGCTCGCCCAAGCGGGCCGCCGTCGTCACTGATCTTGAGCGGCTGGAAACCGAATTGAGCGCCTGA